From Treponema primitia ZAS-1, one genomic window encodes:
- a CDS encoding DUF917 domain-containing protein yields the protein MRKIGIEEIEDIALGAALLGSGGGGDPYVGKLIAMGAIQECGPVTLLSIDEVPDDAFVVPIAMMGAPTVLAEKALGGNEYKVLYDMVSQFYNRKIFAFMPIEAGGVNSMLPFAAAARLGLPLVDVDGMGRAFPELQMVTFTMAGVNATPMALTDEKGNSVIFRTITNKWTEELARAVTMSCGGSVSVSLFCTDGSIVKKYGVRDIITRSQKLGKAIRTVKEGSGVPEKNFLDASEGIKLFRGKITDVLREVRGGFNYGKALLEGIGEYKGRSAYTEFQNENLAAAVDEKILATTPDLICLVDTETFNPIPTDALKYGKRVLMIALKCFGAWRSPEGLELVGPRYFGYDIDYIPVELRVKGEA from the coding sequence TTGAGAAAGATTGGCATAGAAGAAATTGAAGATATTGCCTTAGGCGCAGCATTGTTGGGATCAGGCGGCGGCGGCGATCCCTATGTGGGAAAACTTATCGCCATGGGGGCTATCCAGGAATGCGGCCCGGTAACCTTACTGAGTATCGATGAAGTGCCGGATGACGCCTTTGTGGTTCCCATTGCCATGATGGGCGCCCCCACGGTGCTTGCGGAAAAGGCCTTAGGGGGCAATGAGTATAAGGTATTATACGACATGGTCTCGCAATTCTATAACCGTAAGATTTTTGCCTTCATGCCTATAGAAGCGGGCGGGGTTAATAGTATGCTGCCCTTCGCCGCAGCGGCGCGTCTGGGCCTCCCCCTGGTGGACGTGGACGGTATGGGACGCGCCTTCCCGGAACTGCAAATGGTAACCTTCACCATGGCCGGGGTGAACGCTACCCCCATGGCCTTAACCGATGAAAAGGGCAACAGTGTTATTTTCAGAACCATCACGAATAAATGGACCGAGGAACTGGCGCGGGCGGTAACCATGAGCTGCGGCGGATCGGTATCGGTTAGTTTGTTTTGTACCGATGGCAGTATCGTAAAAAAATACGGCGTACGGGACATTATTACCCGCAGTCAGAAATTGGGAAAAGCCATTCGCACCGTAAAAGAAGGATCGGGCGTACCGGAAAAAAACTTTCTCGATGCCTCCGAGGGTATCAAACTGTTCCGCGGCAAAATCACCGATGTACTGCGGGAAGTGCGCGGCGGTTTCAACTATGGTAAGGCCCTGCTTGAGGGTATCGGGGAGTATAAGGGCAGATCCGCCTATACGGAATTTCAGAATGAAAATCTCGCCGCCGCGGTGGATGAGAAAATTCTTGCCACCACACCGGACCTTATTTGTTTGGTGGATACCGAAACCTTTAACCCCATACCAACCGATGCGCTTAAATACGGCAAACGGGTATTGATGATAGCGCTGAAATGTTTTGGAGCCTGGCGTTCCCCCGAAGGATTGGAACTCGTGGGTCCCCGCTATTTTGGCTACGACATTGACTATATCCCTGTTGAACTGCGGGTAAAAGGAGAGGCATAA
- a CDS encoding cytosine permease, with translation MENKVTAFKIDESQRQSWVSLAAVWIGAMVCVPCLMVGGYLSMGFPISSIVICVIIGYGIICAYMCFMGMQGCDTGLPTVSMASNALGEGGARFLISLLLAVACIGWFGVQAAVCGSSFSSMIASATGVVIPNVVSGIFWGVVMLLTAMFGYNALKYLNYIAIPALILVLGYSFYAAVIRGNGLQLILDYKPAQPMTIVAGINLVVATFAVGGVISGDFSRYARNRKDVIKSNVIGVFPAGLVMLLLGAACSIVAGEYDISKILVALGLPAFGLIALILATWTTNVTNAYSGGLAVSKILGLDEKKFKITTGIAGGIGTILGAVGIIDRFVSFLGIITSFIPPVAGVVIAAYWIVGKGKKENFTSIPGVNWAGMIAFILGAAIAFITANVAPFFVAPINGIVISIAAYIILIKFIPAKTAK, from the coding sequence GTGGAAAACAAGGTAACGGCATTTAAGATCGATGAAAGTCAGCGTCAAAGCTGGGTAAGTCTGGCGGCGGTATGGATAGGAGCCATGGTGTGCGTCCCCTGCCTCATGGTAGGCGGCTACCTCAGCATGGGATTCCCGATTTCTAGTATCGTGATATGTGTCATCATCGGATACGGCATCATCTGCGCGTATATGTGTTTTATGGGAATGCAGGGCTGCGATACCGGACTGCCCACCGTGTCCATGGCTTCCAACGCCCTGGGGGAAGGGGGCGCGCGCTTCCTCATCAGCCTGCTCCTGGCAGTTGCCTGTATCGGCTGGTTTGGCGTGCAAGCCGCTGTATGCGGCAGTTCCTTCAGCAGCATGATCGCATCGGCAACCGGTGTTGTCATTCCCAATGTGGTAAGCGGAATTTTCTGGGGGGTGGTAATGCTCCTTACGGCAATGTTCGGTTATAATGCGCTTAAATACCTTAACTACATAGCGATCCCCGCCTTGATACTCGTATTAGGGTACTCTTTTTACGCAGCGGTTATCCGGGGTAATGGTTTGCAGCTGATTCTGGATTATAAACCCGCCCAGCCCATGACCATTGTGGCGGGGATTAACCTGGTGGTGGCTACTTTTGCGGTGGGCGGGGTTATTTCCGGTGATTTTTCCCGGTATGCGCGCAACCGGAAAGATGTTATTAAATCAAATGTCATCGGCGTTTTCCCCGCAGGTTTAGTAATGCTGCTCCTGGGAGCGGCTTGCAGTATCGTTGCCGGGGAATACGACATCAGCAAGATTCTTGTAGCCCTGGGGCTTCCCGCATTTGGGCTTATCGCTTTGATCCTCGCAACCTGGACCACCAATGTGACTAACGCCTATTCAGGCGGCCTTGCGGTTTCCAAGATTCTGGGGCTTGACGAAAAAAAATTCAAAATTACCACCGGAATAGCCGGTGGGATAGGGACTATCCTGGGAGCGGTTGGGATCATCGATCGTTTTGTTTCCTTCCTGGGTATCATCACTTCCTTTATACCCCCGGTGGCAGGGGTGGTTATTGCAGCCTATTGGATCGTGGGGAAGGGGAAGAAGGAAAACTTTACATCCATCCCCGGTGTTAATTGGGCGGGAATGATTGCCTTTATACTCGGCGCGGCCATAGCGTTTATTACCGCCAATGTGGCGCCCTTCTTTGTTGCGCCGATTAACGGCATTGTTATTTCGATTGCCGCGTATATCATTCTGATTAAGTTTATCCCCGCAAAAACAGCAAAATGA
- a CDS encoding aspartate/glutamate racemase family protein: MRLLNIVPITTDIWNTEYDTYCRKYLLPDTKVETKKLTHGPASIESEYDEALAVPEVVFLCREAEKEGFDAVFINCFGDPGVRAARERVHIPVFGGFGPAIFYSLGIADRIGIVTVLPDVVSMLRGLIAKEGLKERVTSLRYVSIPVLDLSGIEKLISALITESKKAIDEDGVGSIVLGCTAMIGVKEAVEKGLRADGYNTVVIEAAQASLMMCETYVRMGLSHSRITYMPPRDKERFWWTGDGVLPIK, translated from the coding sequence ATGAGGCTGCTTAATATTGTTCCCATTACCACTGATATCTGGAATACGGAATATGATACCTATTGCCGTAAGTACCTGCTCCCGGATACCAAGGTTGAAACAAAGAAACTTACCCATGGTCCTGCCAGTATTGAAAGCGAATACGATGAAGCCCTTGCGGTACCGGAAGTAGTTTTCCTGTGCCGTGAAGCGGAAAAAGAAGGGTTCGATGCGGTGTTTATAAATTGTTTTGGAGATCCCGGTGTGCGAGCCGCACGGGAACGGGTACATATTCCGGTGTTTGGCGGGTTTGGTCCGGCTATTTTCTATTCCCTGGGAATTGCCGACAGGATAGGTATCGTTACGGTACTTCCGGATGTTGTTTCCATGCTCCGGGGTTTAATCGCCAAGGAAGGACTCAAGGAACGGGTTACCTCTCTCCGCTATGTCAGCATCCCTGTTCTAGACCTTTCCGGTATTGAGAAACTAATCTCCGCTCTCATTACTGAAAGCAAAAAGGCCATAGATGAGGATGGAGTCGGCTCAATAGTCCTCGGCTGCACCGCCATGATTGGCGTTAAGGAAGCGGTGGAAAAGGGCTTAAGGGCCGATGGGTATAACACCGTTGTTATCGAAGCCGCCCAGGCCTCGTTGATGATGTGCGAGACCTATGTGCGGATGGGCCTGAGTCACAGCCGGATAACGTATATGCCCCCCAGGGATAAAGAGCGTTTTTGGTGGACCGGGGATGGCGTTCTTCCGATAAAGTAA